One segment of Pirellulales bacterium DNA contains the following:
- the murA gene encoding UDP-N-acetylglucosamine 1-carboxyvinyltransferase, with amino-acid sequence MHENVITVEGGQPLRGLVANAGSKNAALPILAASMLADGPVVLENVPDLGDVATLSLLLGHLGVEVKRRADHRIYINTVDPSPTRADGKLVSRMRASFCVLGPLMARRRTGIVALPGGCRLGPRPVDLHLKGFVALGADIRIERGYVIAQSSGLRGATIDLGGPRGPSVTGTANVLMAAVLARGETVILNAAREPEIVDLGEFLIALGARIDGLGTSKLRIRGVDQLGGGLHRIIPDRIEAGTLLIAGAITGGDVMVAGCRPDHLEAVLGVLEDADALIEVGRDWVRLTGYEQPQAFHCTAAPYPGVPTDLQPMLTSLATLAAGSSTIGDHVFPERFGHVDALRQMGACIEQGEATLIVHGVRQLNGTGVAATDLRAGAALLLAALAIRGDTTIAAGCYLRRGYEALTEKLQHLGGRVSVGLQAESGRRLQSPDDAWIGAPDSPSRRWPVSAPCTEVL; translated from the coding sequence ATGCATGAGAACGTGATCACCGTCGAAGGGGGGCAGCCGCTGCGTGGCCTCGTGGCCAATGCCGGCTCCAAGAACGCGGCCTTGCCGATCTTGGCTGCCAGCATGCTGGCCGATGGACCGGTCGTGCTGGAAAATGTGCCTGACCTTGGCGATGTAGCTACTCTGTCGCTGCTGCTTGGGCATCTCGGCGTCGAAGTGAAGCGCCGCGCCGATCACCGAATTTATATCAACACGGTCGATCCTTCGCCGACGAGAGCCGACGGCAAGCTGGTTTCGCGAATGCGCGCCAGTTTTTGCGTGTTGGGACCGTTAATGGCTCGCCGACGAACAGGGATTGTTGCGTTGCCAGGCGGTTGCCGGCTGGGGCCACGCCCCGTCGATTTACACCTCAAGGGGTTTGTCGCGCTGGGGGCCGACATTCGTATCGAACGCGGCTATGTGATTGCTCAATCCAGCGGACTACGAGGCGCCACGATCGATCTTGGAGGCCCACGTGGGCCGAGCGTCACCGGTACGGCCAACGTACTGATGGCTGCTGTCCTTGCCCGCGGCGAAACGGTGATTCTAAATGCGGCGCGAGAGCCGGAGATCGTTGATCTGGGTGAATTTCTCATTGCGCTGGGCGCCCGCATCGACGGCCTAGGAACATCGAAGCTGCGAATTCGCGGCGTCGATCAACTTGGCGGCGGTTTGCATCGAATCATTCCCGACCGCATCGAAGCAGGTACTCTGCTGATCGCCGGAGCAATCACCGGCGGCGATGTAATGGTCGCGGGTTGTCGTCCAGATCATTTGGAAGCGGTGCTCGGCGTATTGGAAGACGCCGATGCACTGATCGAAGTCGGCCGCGATTGGGTGCGCCTGACGGGGTACGAACAGCCGCAGGCGTTTCACTGCACGGCAGCGCCGTATCCTGGCGTACCGACCGATCTGCAGCCGATGCTCACTTCCCTGGCGACGCTAGCGGCTGGAAGCAGCACCATCGGCGACCACGTTTTTCCAGAGCGGTTCGGCCACGTAGACGCCCTACGGCAAATGGGAGCATGCATCGAACAGGGCGAGGCAACGCTGATCGTCCACGGCGTGCGACAGCTTAACGGCACCGGCGTGGCGGCAACCGATCTGCGCGCGGGAGCAGCGCTATTATTGGCCGCTCTAGCGATACGCGGCGATACGACCATTGCCGCCGGCTGCTACTTACGGCGCGGTTATGAGGCATTGACGGAAAAGCTTCAGCATCTCGGCGGCCGCGTAAGTGTTGGCTTGCAAGCGGAGTCTGGACGAAGATTGCAATCGCCCGATGATGCATGGATTGGTGCGCCCGATTCGCCGTCGCGCCGATGGCCTGTCTCAGCGCCCTGCACCGAGGTGTTATGA
- the prmC gene encoding peptide chain release factor N(5)-glutamine methyltransferase, whose product MPQSETWTIGRLLTWTTDYLKQHGSDSPRLDAEVLLAESCGCQRIELYTKFEELAGDATRTKFRELVKQRAEGMPVAYLVGRREFYSLPFRVTPDVLIPRPETESLVLRLIDLFKQGTIATDQPRIADVGSGSGIIAVCAAKHLPAARVLAIDVSAAALAVARGNAQTLGVADRIELVESDLFDAVSLKRRFQVIASNPPYVSKDEFATLPPSVRNFEPRVALVAGPRGTEAIERLVPQAAIRLEPGGWLLVEVSPMIEPAAREIIAKHGGFELGATIKDFAKLPRIVQAKKI is encoded by the coding sequence ATGCCCCAAAGCGAAACTTGGACCATCGGCCGGCTGCTGACGTGGACGACGGACTATCTGAAGCAGCACGGGTCGGATTCGCCGCGGTTGGATGCGGAGGTGCTGTTGGCGGAAAGCTGCGGATGCCAGCGGATCGAACTGTACACGAAATTCGAAGAGTTGGCCGGCGATGCCACGCGAACAAAGTTTCGCGAACTGGTCAAGCAGCGTGCTGAAGGAATGCCAGTCGCTTATCTCGTGGGGCGACGCGAGTTTTATTCGTTGCCATTCCGCGTCACGCCCGACGTGCTCATTCCGCGGCCGGAGACCGAATCGTTGGTGCTGCGGCTGATCGATCTGTTCAAGCAGGGCACGATCGCAACCGACCAACCGCGGATTGCAGACGTCGGCTCAGGCAGTGGAATCATTGCCGTATGCGCTGCCAAGCACTTGCCAGCGGCGCGAGTGCTAGCAATTGATGTGAGCGCAGCAGCCTTGGCCGTAGCCCGCGGCAATGCCCAGACGCTTGGTGTTGCGGATCGAATTGAATTGGTCGAAAGCGATTTGTTCGATGCCGTTTCGCTCAAACGGCGGTTCCAAGTGATTGCCAGCAATCCGCCGTATGTCAGTAAAGACGAATTTGCTACATTGCCTCCCTCCGTGCGAAACTTCGAGCCGCGAGTGGCGCTTGTGGCAGGCCCGCGCGGAACGGAGGCGATCGAACGATTGGTACCACAAGCGGCAATACGGCTGGAACCGGGCGGCTGGCTGTTGGTGGAAGTTAGTCCCATGATTGAACCTGCGGCACGTGAGATCATCGCCAAGCACGGCGGCTTTGAACTCGGCGCCACGATCAAGGATTTTGCCAAACTGCCGCGGATTGTGCAGGCTAAGAAAATTTGA